The following nucleotide sequence is from Pseudomonadota bacterium.
AGGGTGGTGTTGGGGGCGTAACTTCCGGTAAAATAGTAGAGGTCGCTATTCTGTCGGAATGGAAAATGGGTGTCTCGTGAGCGCACCACCTGCGGGTTGCTCGATAGTACGAGCACCTCACGTTGTTTTGAATCCTTAAGAAGGCTTAGGGCCTTTTTCAGTCGTGCTGGGTAGATCTGTTTCATATATACACTCCTCTGATACTTAATATAATCAAAGCACGAACGGAGCTATTTGGCATGCGGCTATTCACCGAGTATAATGAGGCCTGCCTGGGCAGGGATACCACCGGAGGATTTATAGATGCTCTCTATCACCGTTGAGTTAGATGATACATGGGTTGAGCCGCTGTATGAACATGTGCACCATGGTCGCTGCCTCTCGCTCTTTGAGATGGCGCGCTGCGAGCTGCTGCGAGAGATCGGATTCCCCAATGAGCAGCTTCTGGCAGAGGGGAAGGCGCTCGTTATTACGAAGCTCAACGCCACCTACAAAAGAGAGGTAAAACGGGGCACGGTAACCGTTACCTGTGACCGGGCCGAGGTGCTGGGCAGGGTGTTGATTATCTATCAGACCCTTCTTAATGAGCGGGGTAAGCCTGCGGTTGAGCTGGTGATCGAATCTGTCTTTATGGACACAGAGACCCGCCGAGCTATGGAGCTACCAGCGGACTTTTTGCAGGCTTTTAACAGCTGGGCCGCAGGTTGACACGGATCCCTCAGTGCAGTACCCTTACACCGCTATGAAAGATAACATTCACCCAACATATTTCGATGCAACCGTCTATTGCGGAGGTTGCGGAAGTACATTTTCTACCGGTGCTACGGTTCCTGAGCTCCGAATCGGTGTGTGCTCCAAGTGTCACCCGTTCTATACCGGCCAGCAGAAGATGCTCGACGTAGAGGGACGTGTAGATCGCTTTAAGAAGAAGTACGGTAGCAAGACTCCAGCCGCAGTAGAGGCGGAAACCACTACTCCAGTAGCGGAGTAGTTAGCACGCCATGGGGCGAATATTCAGAGCCCTAGCATCAGTTTTATTTGTGCTCCTATCTGCCTGCTCTGATGGCGGTCGTACAGGAATTAATCCAGATGATAAGGCCCCAAACATTAAGGGGGTAGATCTTAACGGTAATCCGATCTCACTTGATCAGATTCAGGGTAAGGTAATCCTGCTTAACTTTTGGGCTACCTGGTGCTCCCCCTGTATAGCCGAGCTACCAGCTCTG
It contains:
- a CDS encoding thioesterase family protein, with amino-acid sequence MLSITVELDDTWVEPLYEHVHHGRCLSLFEMARCELLREIGFPNEQLLAEGKALVITKLNATYKREVKRGTVTVTCDRAEVLGRVLIIYQTLLNERGKPAVELVIESVFMDTETRRAMELPADFLQAFNSWAAG
- the rpmE gene encoding 50S ribosomal protein L31, which produces MKDNIHPTYFDATVYCGGCGSTFSTGATVPELRIGVCSKCHPFYTGQQKMLDVEGRVDRFKKKYGSKTPAAVEAETTTPVAE